ATTATGGACTGAGAATAGGTTCTGGATGTGTTCCTTACCCCGAATGTCAGCGATCAGAGGATGTAATTTCAGGGAGGGAAAATCCTGTTCAAGCTCAATCAGGGTCTCAAATATGCTGTTTTCACCATGCCCCAACAAAAAGAGCTCGGCTGGTTCCCAACGCGCGATCTGCCGGCATAATTCACGGCCGATTGAGCCGCCTGCACCCGTGACAAGTACTTTTCGCCCTCCCAGGCTTGATCCAATCAGCTCATTGTCAATATGCGCCGGAGAGCGGCGCAGTAAATCGGTGATGTCAACTTCCCGAAGCCGGTTTACGCTGACTTTTCCCCCGATGAGCTCATGCAAGCTTGGCATCGTCCGTGAAGGGATATTGTTCAACCTGCAGGTTTCCGTCACTTTGCGAACCACCTGGCCGGGTGCACTCGGGATGGCAATGATCACTTCCTCCACCTTCTTCGAATCGATCAAGCGGTCAAGGTCATCGATCGTTCCAATCACCGGCGTGCCGTGGATTTCCTGTTTTTGTTTGGCTGGATCATCATCCACAAATCCAATCGGTTTGAGGTTGGCTTGAGGATTACGCTGCATTTCCCGCACAACGAGCGCCCCTGCGTCACCAGCGCCAGCGATCAGGACTCGCCTTTGCCTGCTACCATCTGGCCTGTTGGACGACTGGCTTTCTGCGATTATGCGGTAGGAAAAGCGCAAACCGCCCACAGCCAGGAGGGACAATAACCAGTCAATCATCAAAACCCCGCGCGAGAACTCAAATGCCCGTAACAGGAATGAGATTAGCAGGACGACAATTGATACGATGATCGAAGCAGTCGTTACCGCAATGGCGATAAGTTTGAGCTCGCGAATGCTGGCATATGCCCATAATCGCCGGTATAAGCCAAATTGATAGTAAACGATGGGTTTAGCGATCAAGGCGACTGCGAGCATCACCAGGATTTGGGCTCTGAAGTCATACAGCCTGGCACCGAGCGGCACGCGTAGTAAGAAGCTGCCCAATACACACACGACGATGAAAAATAGATCGCCTGCCAAAACTGTCCGGTTTCTGGATAAGAAGTGCGGTTTCAAGCTACCTACCCCGCAAGCGAATCACCAGTGTCGGCGTCAGAAATATGATCCGCAGGTCCATTGCAAAAGTTCGGTGCATGATGTAGAACAGGTCGTATTCAAGCTTTTCAATCGTCTCATCGATTGTGGAAGCATACTGTTGGTTCACCTGCGCCCAACCGGTAATACCCGGTCGAACTAATAATCGTGCCCGATAAAAGGGTACATGCTTCTGGAACCATTCCACTAATTCAGGGCGTTCAGCCCGAGGGCCAACCAGGCTCATTTCGCCCCTGACCACATTATAA
This Anaerolineales bacterium DNA region includes the following protein-coding sequences:
- a CDS encoding polysaccharide biosynthesis protein; translation: MKPHFLSRNRTVLAGDLFFIVVCVLGSFLLRVPLGARLYDFRAQILVMLAVALIAKPIVYYQFGLYRRLWAYASIRELKLIAIAVTTASIIVSIVVLLISFLLRAFEFSRGVLMIDWLLSLLAVGGLRFSYRIIAESQSSNRPDGSRQRRVLIAGAGDAGALVVREMQRNPQANLKPIGFVDDDPAKQKQEIHGTPVIGTIDDLDRLIDSKKVEEVIIAIPSAPGQVVRKVTETCRLNNIPSRTMPSLHELIGGKVSVNRLREVDITDLLRRSPAHIDNELIGSSLGGRKVLVTGAGGSIGRELCRQIARWEPAELFLLGHGENSIFETLIELEQDFPSLKLHPLIADIRGKEHIQNLFSVHNPQVVFHAAAHKHVPLMQANIEEAVSNNVLGTRTIVDASIASDVERLVMISTDKAICPTSVYGATKRIGEMLVLDAARRTGKSLSVVRFGNVLGSRGSVLLLFKRQIDDGGPVTITHPDMERYFMTIPEAVHLVLQASAMGKGGEVFVLNMGEQIRIVDLAQDLIRLSGLEPGKDIEIVYTGIRPGEKLSEALWDEGADYITTQHPDVLRLDENELLTSNDLETATNALIELAKNGNPDEIVNMLNKTVPGATVSSTPSPDLISMI